One Helicobacter cetorum MIT 00-7128 DNA window includes the following coding sequences:
- the surE gene encoding 5'/3'-nucleotidase SurE, with product MKKILLTNDDGYHAQGIKALEKALEPMAEIYVVAPKHEKSACSQSITITEPLRAEKVKDRHYRIDDGTPSDCVYLAINELFKDVVFDLVISGINLGSNMGEDTIYSGTVAGAIEGTIQGVASIAISQIISNKDKSIPLNFDLAKQTIQDLVQMIFTQGYPLKGRKLLNVNIPTCLIKDCQGTLITPKGYRIYQKEVHKRTDPKGKNYFWLGQHPLMWNERENKDKLSDFQAIHNNYVSITPLLLDLTSYKDLNALESWHRGVLE from the coding sequence ATGAAAAAAATTTTACTCACTAATGATGATGGCTATCATGCACAAGGCATTAAGGCTTTAGAAAAAGCCTTAGAACCAATGGCAGAAATTTATGTTGTTGCCCCAAAACATGAAAAAAGTGCATGCTCGCAAAGTATCACTATCACTGAGCCTTTAAGAGCAGAAAAAGTCAAAGACAGACATTATAGAATTGATGATGGCACACCAAGTGATTGCGTGTATTTGGCTATCAATGAGCTGTTTAAAGATGTTGTATTTGATTTAGTGATTTCAGGCATAAATCTTGGTTCTAACATGGGTGAAGATACGATCTATTCTGGCACGGTTGCTGGAGCGATTGAAGGCACGATTCAAGGCGTTGCTTCTATTGCAATTTCGCAAATCATCTCTAATAAAGATAAAAGCATTCCTTTAAATTTTGATTTAGCCAAACAAACTATACAAGATTTAGTGCAAATGATTTTTACACAAGGCTATCCTTTAAAAGGGCGTAAACTCTTAAATGTGAATATCCCTACTTGCTTAATTAAGGATTGTCAAGGCACACTCATCACACCAAAAGGTTATAGAATATATCAAAAAGAAGTGCATAAACGCACAGACCCTAAGGGCAAGAATTATTTTTGGTTAGGTCAGCACCCCTTAATGTGGAACGAACGAGAGAATAAAGACAAGCTCTCTGATTTTCAAGCTATCCACAATAATTATGTTTCTATTACACCCCTACTCTTAGACTTAACAAGCTATAAAGATTTAAACGCCTTAGAATCTTGGCATAGGGGTGTATTGGAGTGA
- a CDS encoding polyprenyl synthetase family protein — protein MNNPKLSFYYNECENFESFLNNHNLELKSFHPYLEEAFFEMVLNGGKRFRPKLFLASLCALVDKKHYLTKQTEYFKIALSIECLHTYSLIHDDLPCMDNASLRRNHPTLHAKYNETTAVLIGDALNTYAFELLSSSLLESPIIVELVKILSTNGGIKGMVLGQAIDCYFENTPLNLEQLTFLHKHKTAKLISASLIMGLVASGIKDTELLKWLSAFGLKVGLCFQVLDDIIDVTQNEEESGKTTHLDSAKNSFVNLLGLDKANHYANTLKTEILNDLNSLEFSHTLLKENLQELLNAWLKGEK, from the coding sequence ATGAATAATCCTAAATTATCCTTTTATTACAATGAATGCGAAAATTTTGAAAGCTTTTTAAATAACCATAATTTGGAGCTTAAGAGCTTTCACCCTTATCTTGAAGAAGCCTTTTTTGAAATGGTGCTTAATGGGGGCAAAAGGTTTCGCCCCAAGCTTTTTTTAGCCTCACTTTGTGCCTTAGTGGACAAAAAACATTATCTTACAAAACAAACAGAATATTTTAAAATCGCTTTAAGCATTGAATGCCTGCACACCTATTCGCTTATCCATGATGATTTACCTTGCATGGATAATGCTAGTCTAAGAAGAAATCACCCCACACTACACGCCAAATACAATGAGACTACAGCCGTATTAATAGGCGATGCTTTAAATACTTACGCCTTTGAATTACTCTCAAGCTCCCTATTAGAAAGTCCTATTATTGTAGAGTTAGTCAAAATCTTAAGCACTAATGGTGGGATTAAGGGCATGGTTTTAGGGCAAGCAATAGATTGCTATTTTGAAAACACGCCTTTGAACTTGGAGCAACTCACTTTTTTACACAAGCATAAAACTGCTAAACTCATTAGTGCGAGTCTCATTATGGGACTTGTTGCAAGTGGTATTAAAGATACAGAGCTTTTAAAATGGCTTAGTGCTTTTGGGTTAAAAGTGGGTCTGTGTTTTCAAGTGCTAGATGATATTATAGATGTTACACAAAATGAAGAAGAAAGCGGTAAAACCACCCATTTGGATAGTGCTAAAAATAGTTTTGTGAATTTATTAGGATTAGATAAAGCAAACCATTATGCTAACACTTTAAAAACAGAGATTTTAAACGATTTAAATAGTTTAGAATTTTCACACACTCTTTTAAAAGAGAATTTACAAGAACTTTTAAACGCATGGCTTAAGGGCGAAAAATGA
- the folE gene encoding GTP cyclohydrolase I FolE: MEKFFNQFFENIGEDKNREGLKDTPKRVIELWNFLYKGYKEDPKVALKSAYFQGVCDEMVIAQHIEFYSTCEHHLLPFFGHISVGYIPNEKIVGISAIAKLIEIYSKRLQIQERLTTQIAETFNEIIEPKGVIVVCEAKHLCMSMQGVQKQNTIIKTSALKGLFKKDPKTRAEFMQLLKS; this comes from the coding sequence ATGGAAAAATTTTTCAACCAGTTTTTTGAAAATATCGGCGAAGACAAGAATAGAGAAGGCTTAAAAGATACGCCTAAAAGAGTTATTGAATTGTGGAATTTCTTGTATAAAGGCTATAAAGAAGACCCAAAAGTTGCTCTAAAAAGTGCGTATTTTCAAGGGGTTTGTGATGAAATGGTTATCGCTCAACACATTGAGTTTTACTCCACTTGCGAGCATCATTTATTGCCCTTTTTTGGACATATTAGTGTGGGATACATTCCTAATGAAAAGATTGTGGGCATTAGTGCGATAGCTAAGCTTATTGAAATTTATAGCAAACGCTTACAAATCCAAGAAAGACTTACCACTCAAATTGCAGAAACCTTTAATGAAATCATTGAGCCAAAGGGCGTAATAGTGGTCTGTGAAGCCAAGCATTTATGCATGAGCATGCAAGGAGTGCAAAAGCAAAATACAATCATAAAAACGAGTGCCTTAAAAGGCTTGTTTAAAAAAGACCCTAAAACTAGAGCTGAATTTATGCAACTCTTAAAATCTTAG
- the htpX gene encoding zinc metalloprotease HtpX has translation MNFEKIIAQNRLKTNAVLATYCVIFAFIGLLVDVIRINANDLGIALFKLITFQIFPTITLTMFLIASVIIFICIQNFSSIMLSGDEYKLIDPNKVLSSKENQIYGVFSELLEEAKLNFEPKLYIINAPYMNAFASGWNESNSLIALTSALIERLDRDELKAVIAHELSHIRHNDIRLTMCVGILSNIMLLVANFSVYFFMGNRRNNGANLARSILFILQIILPFLTLILQMYLSRTREYMADSGAAFLMHDSKPMIRALQKISNDYSKNDYREIDTNSTRYAAYIFNSEMFSTHPSIKNRIQSLTRRA, from the coding sequence ATGAATTTTGAAAAGATTATCGCACAAAATAGGCTCAAGACTAATGCGGTTTTAGCGACTTATTGCGTGATTTTTGCTTTTATAGGCTTGTTAGTAGATGTTATTAGAATTAATGCTAATGATTTAGGCATAGCCCTTTTTAAACTCATCACTTTTCAAATTTTTCCTACCATTACCCTAACTATGTTTCTTATAGCTTCTGTAATTATTTTCATTTGTATTCAAAATTTTAGCTCTATCATGCTAAGTGGCGATGAATATAAGCTCATTGACCCTAACAAGGTTTTAAGCTCTAAAGAAAATCAAATTTATGGCGTTTTTTCAGAGCTTTTAGAAGAAGCTAAGCTTAATTTTGAGCCTAAGCTTTATATCATTAATGCCCCTTATATGAATGCCTTTGCAAGTGGCTGGAATGAATCTAACTCTCTTATTGCTCTTACAAGTGCCTTAATAGAGAGATTAGACAGAGATGAATTAAAAGCAGTGATAGCCCATGAACTTAGCCACATTAGGCACAATGATATTCGCTTAACTATGTGTGTAGGGATTTTAAGCAATATCATGCTCTTAGTGGCTAATTTTAGCGTGTATTTTTTTATGGGTAATCGCAGGAATAATGGAGCGAATTTAGCTAGAAGCATTTTGTTTATCTTACAAATCATCTTGCCTTTTTTAACGCTCATTTTACAAATGTATTTAAGCCGCACACGAGAATACATGGCGGATAGTGGAGCCGCATTTTTAATGCATGATAGTAAGCCTATGATTAGAGCCTTACAAAAAATTTCTAACGATTATAGCAAGAATGATTATAGAGAAATAGATACTAATAGCACTCGCTATGCGGCTTATATTTTTAATTCTGAAATGTTTAGCACACACCCTAGCATTAAAAATCGTATTCAATCACTCACAAGGCGTGCATAA
- the truD gene encoding tRNA pseudouridine(13) synthase TruD encodes MNLNFMPLLHAYNHASIDFVFNSSARDFCVHEVPLYEFSNTGEHAIIQVRKSGLSTLEMLQIFSEILGIKVREMGYAGLKDKNALTTQFISLPKKYAPLLETHASVLQARNIKILSLTYHHNKIKLGHLKGNKFFMRFKKMTPLNAQKTELVLEKIAQFGMPNYFGSQRFGKFNDNHKEGLKILQNERRFKNKKLNAFLISSYQSYLFNSHLSKRLELSKIISDFSLKESLEFFKQKHLSIPSNALKILKQQAHPFKILEGDVMCHYPYGKFFDVLDLEKESERFLNQKVVPTGLLDGKKALYAKNLSLEIEKEFQHEVLNNHAKTLGSRRFFWVFVENLTSKYVKEKAQFELEFYLPKGSYASALLKEIKHEKEEY; translated from the coding sequence ATGAATTTAAATTTTATGCCCCTACTACATGCTTATAATCATGCGAGTATTGATTTTGTTTTCAATTCTAGTGCGAGAGATTTTTGTGTGCATGAAGTGCCTTTATATGAGTTTAGCAACACAGGCGAGCATGCCATTATTCAAGTAAGAAAAAGTGGCTTAAGCACTTTAGAAATGCTTCAAATTTTTTCTGAAATTTTAGGCATAAAAGTTAGAGAAATGGGTTATGCAGGTTTGAAAGATAAAAACGCACTAACAACGCAATTTATCTCACTCCCTAAAAAATACGCCCCCCTATTAGAAACTCATGCTAGTGTTTTACAAGCAAGAAACATTAAAATCCTATCTCTAACTTATCATCATAATAAAATCAAACTAGGGCATTTGAAAGGGAATAAATTTTTTATGCGTTTTAAAAAAATGACCCCCTTAAACGCTCAAAAGACCGAGCTTGTCCTAGAAAAAATCGCTCAATTTGGCATGCCTAATTATTTTGGCTCACAACGCTTTGGGAAGTTTAATGACAACCACAAAGAAGGTTTAAAAATCTTACAAAATGAAAGGCGTTTCAAAAATAAGAAATTAAACGCTTTTTTAATCTCAAGCTATCAAAGCTATTTGTTTAACTCGCATTTAAGTAAACGATTAGAGCTCAGTAAAATTATCAGCGATTTTAGTTTGAAAGAGAGTTTAGAGTTTTTTAAACAAAAGCATTTAAGTATCCCTTCAAACGCCCTAAAAATCCTTAAACAACAAGCCCACCCCTTTAAAATCTTAGAAGGCGATGTGATGTGCCATTACCCTTATGGGAAGTTTTTTGATGTTTTAGACTTAGAAAAAGAAAGCGAGAGATTTTTAAATCAAAAAGTTGTGCCTACCGGTTTATTAGATGGCAAAAAAGCTCTTTATGCAAAAAATTTGAGCCTAGAAATTGAAAAAGAATTTCAACACGAAGTTTTAAATAATCATGCTAAAACGCTAGGTTCTAGGCGGTTTTTTTGGGTGTTTGTAGAAAATTTGACTTCTAAATATGTGAAAGAAAAAGCACAATTTGAGCTAGAATTTTACTTGCCTAAGGGGAGTTATGCGAGTGCGTTACTTAAAGAAATCAAACATGAGAAGGAGGAATATTAG
- the recR gene encoding recombination mediator RecR, with protein sequence MNTYKNSLNHFLNLVDCLEKIPSVGKKSAFKMAYHLGLENPYLALKLTHALENALENLKTCSSCNALSESEICEICSDESRQNSQLCMVLHPRDVFILEDLKDFLGRYYVLNSIEDLNFNALEKRLVEENIKEIIFAFPPTLANDSLMLYIEDKLQKFHLTFTKIAQGVPTGVNFENIDLVSLSRAFNARIKA encoded by the coding sequence ATGAATACTTATAAAAACAGCTTGAATCATTTTTTAAATTTAGTGGATTGTTTGGAAAAAATCCCAAGTGTGGGTAAAAAATCTGCCTTTAAAATGGCGTATCATTTAGGTTTGGAAAACCCCTATTTGGCACTCAAACTCACTCACGCTTTAGAAAATGCCCTAGAAAATCTCAAAACATGTTCATCTTGTAACGCCTTGAGTGAGAGTGAGATTTGTGAGATTTGTTCTGATGAAAGTAGGCAAAATTCTCAGCTTTGCATGGTTTTACACCCAAGAGATGTGTTTATCTTAGAAGATTTAAAGGACTTTTTAGGACGCTACTATGTGCTAAATTCCATAGAAGATTTGAATTTTAACGCCCTAGAAAAACGCCTAGTTGAAGAAAATATTAAAGAAATCATCTTTGCTTTCCCCCCCACTCTAGCTAATGATTCTTTAATGCTCTATATAGAAGATAAATTACAAAAATTTCATCTCACTTTTACTAAAATCGCTCAAGGCGTGCCTACTGGAGTGAATTTTGAAAACATTGATTTAGTCTCACTTTCAAGGGCGTTTAACGCAAGGATAAAAGCATGA
- the dapB gene encoding 4-hydroxy-tetrahydrodipicolinate reductase: MKIGVYGANGRIGKLLLEELKHGYKGLVLASVFARNKCEIDFSDFSHTPLVTNDLKAFAKACECVIDFSLSKGTDSLLDALLECPKILVSGTTGLEEKTLEKMQSLSLKAPILHAHNMSLGVAILTQLAFLASSQLKDADIEIVETHHNLKKDAPSGTALSLYQACAKARGYDEKKALVTHREDLRSKESIGVVALRGGDVAGKHTIGFYLQGEYIELTHTATNRSIFAKGALEVALWLKDKKAKKYEIKEMFN; encoded by the coding sequence ATGAAAATCGGTGTTTATGGAGCTAATGGGCGTATAGGAAAATTGCTTTTAGAAGAATTAAAACATGGCTATAAAGGGCTTGTTTTAGCAAGCGTGTTTGCAAGAAATAAGTGTGAAATAGATTTTAGCGATTTTTCACACACACCCTTGGTAACTAATGATTTAAAAGCGTTTGCAAAAGCGTGTGAATGCGTGATTGATTTTTCTTTATCAAAAGGGACTGATAGCTTATTAGACGCTCTTTTAGAATGCCCTAAAATTTTAGTTTCTGGCACAACCGGATTAGAAGAAAAAACGCTAGAAAAAATGCAAAGTCTTTCTTTAAAAGCCCCCATTTTACATGCGCATAACATGTCTTTAGGCGTTGCAATCCTTACTCAATTAGCTTTTTTAGCCTCATCACAATTAAAAGATGCGGATATTGAGATTGTAGAAACGCATCATAATCTTAAAAAAGACGCACCAAGTGGCACAGCATTAAGCTTGTATCAAGCTTGTGCTAAGGCTAGGGGCTATGATGAAAAGAAAGCTTTAGTAACTCATAGAGAAGATTTACGCTCCAAAGAAAGTATTGGCGTAGTCGCTTTAAGAGGGGGTGATGTAGCAGGGAAACATACGATAGGCTTTTATTTACAAGGCGAATATATAGAACTCACTCATACGGCTACAAACCGCTCTATCTTTGCTAAAGGAGCTTTAGAAGTCGCTCTATGGCTTAAAGATAAAAAGGCTAAAAAATATGAGATTAAAGAGATGTTTAATTAA